Sequence from the Rutidosis leptorrhynchoides isolate AG116_Rl617_1_P2 chromosome 3, CSIRO_AGI_Rlap_v1, whole genome shotgun sequence genome:
tgattctaccattttcatggcgtctatcttttattcttttatttttttatgtatttatttctttctattttatttcatttctttttattttattttattttatttatttttattttttcatgGCCGGAGGTCCtcgcggaagcaatctctctaccctgaagtagagagggggatgaatttccttTCCTGTGGGTGGAGAATCCCTTTTCTCGACTCGTGGTtaaagaaacgacttctcttctattctagggtagaggaaggattatctacatcttacctcccccatacctcgcaggcgcgggattgggtattgttgttgttgttgttgttgttgtcgtcgtcTTATATGCTGAGTTAACTAACTAACTGAATAACTAACAATTACCACTCTAAACCTCTACATGAGGTAGTTAAAAGTACAGACACAGTTATGTCAATTGTTTTGAAAAAATCATGACTTAACATGGTATTTCACATTTTTAGGACTTTAATCATCGAGACATGTCTTTCGTATCGAGTCAATAACAAAAACTTTTACATGACTTACCTATTTAAGCTCTATATTCGTTAATTGCATTTACTTAAAAACAAACAGGAAGTATATACTTTTAGTTGAGTGATACTGTTTAGTAGGTAGCGTAGGATTTCAATTCCTGTAATAAACAGCAAGGTTCATGTATTCTTTGTGATGAAATATGTTAATGTTTTTTCATGGAATTTATAGTTTCGAGAGAATGTTGCTGCTTGGATATGCTTTTATGATAGAAAAGATACGTTCAAGGCATTTCTTGAGAGGGTTTTTAACTTGAAGGAGGTATGTGAaattttttctattttttattttattttatattgacAGTGGTTAAAGAGTTGTggttgacaataataataatggtgcaGGGAAGAAGTCTCAATATTGCAGAGAAGACGAATTATCTACTTTTCATGATTAATGCCTTTCAGGTAAGTAATTGTGTTCATTTTGCATGTTATCTCACACAATATATGTAGTTAATTAATGTTTAATTCCCTTTAGTGTCTTGATAATACTTCTATATGTTTAGACTATTAGTGTACAAAATTTATGCTTTGATGCTTGGAATGCTCTCGGGAAATTTTTGAAAGACAAGTATCACATACAACTACCACTAatgtatacatatatttacatatacatgtaTTTACAATTTTTCATGTTTAATCCAACCTCAGACTTGAACTGGAAACCTTATGGTTACAAATGTTTACATTTATTTTAGTGGTCCTTGGCACTTTTGAACACATCTACATTACTTATTTTTCTGCAACCAACCTTATCAGTTACCCCAAAAGTATATATGAAATCTAACCCAGTTATGATACATTGATACATAACAAGGGAATTTACACTTTATTAGGTTGTGAAAGCACCAATCTGGCAAGTTGTACTACACACACACTACATTCAATGGCCACACAACTAAGATAGTCTTTCAATATATTGTGATTTGCAAACAGATTATTTTCAACATTCTTTTGTTGGGAGCTGGTGTTAAAATATGGACATACTTGGTGTAGTTTTTACTTATTTCGTCGATAATCAGCATCAATATTATCTGAATTCGTCAAAGCTTTGAAACTGGCTAGGACTTGTTGTTTTATTCTGAATTTTTTGTCATTAAATGTTTCTTAAAGTTCTGTATGACTTCCAGATTAAAATAAAGCTAAAATGGGCTCTCTTCTTTCTCTATATATATTGTTTGACACAGTAGTATCAATAGTGAAATTGTATGTTAGTTTGAAAATCAACCTGATGAATAATAGATGTCCCTTTCTTTGtttatgttttatttatttatgtttttgcGGTTTGCCTCTAtttatgttttatttatttattgtttgtGACAGAGCTTGGAAGATGATATGGTAAGCAAGAAAGTCATGAAATTGGCTAGTCTTCATTGCTGGCATAGTCTATCATTCGGTCGGTTCCAGGTAAATATATCAACTTTTCCTGTCATTCCTAAAATTCGTGTTGTCGTGTAATATCTTGATTTTGTTTTGTAGATGGAGCTCTGTCTAAATCCCGATTTGATTAAGAAGTGGAAAAGGATTGCAAAAAAGGCCAAGGAGGCCAAAAAGCGCGGGGAATCTTTTGATATGTCAGTAATGCTAGAAGTAAAGTTCTTGAGGAATCTCATTGAAGAATTTTTAGAGGTTTGTTTGGTTAAACAATACAGCCAGGGGCGGTTCTATGTGGGGACTTTGGGGGGGGGACCCCAGTGGAATTGCAATTTTCAGTGtttaaattttggatttttcgacttcgCCCTCAGtggattttttttgccccaaaaccttcaaattttgcccaaaattctccaAATTTTGCCCCAAAGCCTTCAAAAtttgcccacaaaccttcaaattttgtccaaaacctCAATATTTTGCCTATAAACCTCCAATTTTTGCCCCAAAAACTCCGTATTTTGTCCAAAAAAGTTGCCAcggtttttaaaaaaatttacacCCCCGGTGAAGTAAAATCCTGCTTCCGCCATTATGATATTGGTAGCTGATGCTAAACATTTTATTTTTGGTATTTTCATTGGACAGGTACTTGATTCCAAGGTATTTTACAATGATGATGACAATGGAGGGTCCAATGTACATGGATTCGATCAAATTAATGAAGCTTCAATCTTGTATTGTGAGAGATTTATGGAGTTTTTAATTGATCTTTTGAGCCAGCTTCCAACCAGAAGGTAACAGGACCGTTTTTTCAACTTTGACTGCAATGTATTTTTGAAAAATCCAAAGTTGCATGAGTTAATTATCTTCTGCATTTGTGATAAGATTATTATAAGTTATTTGAATTTATATCATGTTTATACAGTTGATAAGGTATCTGTTACTTATATAGATGATTGAATGATCTGCAGATACTTTAAACCTCTTGTTGCTGATGTTGCTGTGGTTGCAAAGTGTCATCTGAGTGTTCTTTATAGACATGAAAAAGGAAAGCTTTTTGCGCAGTTGGTTGACTTGCTCCAGTACTATGAAGGTTTTGAGATCGATGATAACTTAGGGAGACAGATGACAGATGATGAGGTGCTTCAAGCCCATTATGAACGCTTTCAGGCTTTCCAGCTCCTTTCATTCAAAAAAGTTCCCAAGGTGTGTTCTCCATTTATATGCTTGCAGTAGAAATGTAAGGACTTTGGGGTCTGGGTAATGGGTCAAATTGGGTCTGGGTTCTAACGGGTCGGATTTTTTAGTACATTTcgaaatgggtcaggttgggtGTGGTGGGCTAGACCTGAATCTTCCCTTTTGTCCATTTTTCCATTGTTCTAATAATTAGTTAATAACTTGTCAAGTTGTAGGATTGCACTACtattacaacaataatcagaatTTTAAGTAAAGGGTTAGGCGGTTGTATGCATTAAATATTTGGGTGGCTCTTAGCTTCTCTATATATTGCTAGTCTTTTAGCTAACTGGATGATTTGTTCTGGTTAAGATTAATCGCAATCAATAATGACCCCTTCATACCTAAGTGGGTAAAAAATGCCACACCTTGCTAATATCTCACAAGTCTCGCAATAAGTTAAGTTGTTACCTTCTCAGTTATCTAATAAATGCTGTTATTTTGATTgctggatgttttagttgaaagaaCTTGCACTCGCTAACATCGGAGCGATTCATAAACGTGCCGATCTTTCAAAGAAGTTGTCTGTTCTTACTCCTGATGAATTGAGGGACTTGGTCTGTAATAAGGTAATACATTGTACTATCTATCTCTCAAACTCTTTCAATACACACCTCTACTGGTATCATAAAATGGAAAGAAATTCATTTTTTATAATCTTATTGCAGCTTAAATTGGTATCCAAGAACGACCCATGGACTGAACGAGTCGATTTTCTTATCGAAGTCATGGTCTCTTATTTCGAGAAGCAACAATCTCAAAAAGAAGCAATAAACGCTTTACCACTGTATCCTCATGAACAGATAATGTGGGACGAAAGCCTCGTCCCAAGCATCAACTACTCTGGCGAAGGCTGTTTGGCCCTTCCAAAATTGAATCTTCAGTTCTTAACACTTCACGATTATCTTCTTAGAAACTTTAATCTCTTTCGTCTCGAATCCACTTACGAAATCCGTGAAGACATTCAAGAAGCGGTCCCACATCTCCTTGCGTACACTAACAACGAAGGTCAACCCGCTTTCCGTGGTTGGTCAAGAATGGCGGTACCTATCAAAGAATTCAAAATAACTGAAGTGAAACAACCGAATATTGGGGAAGTAAAACCGTCGTCTGTAACCGCAGATGTCACTTTCAGCATTTCTAGTTACGGTCATCATATAAAAAAAGAATGGAATGCTTTAAAAGAGCACGATGTGCTCTTTTTAATTGCTATCCGTCCATCTTTTGAACCGTTAAGTGCTGACGAGGCGGAAAACGCTACGGTCCCACAAAGACTCGGCCTTCAATTTGTGCGAGGATGTGAAATTATAGAGATACGAGATGAAGAAGGAAATTTAATGAATGATTTCACAGGGAGAGTTAAACGGGATGAATGGAAACCGCCTAAAGGTGAACTGAGAACGGTTAAAGTTGCGCTTGATACTGCACAGTATCATATGGATGTTACTGATATTGCTGAAAAAGGTGCTGAAGATGTTTATGGTACGTTTAATATCTTGATGAGGAGGAAACCGAAAGAGAATAATTTTAAAGCGATTTTGGAGTCGATAAGAGATCTTATGAATGAAACTTGTATTGTTCCTGATTGGTTGCATGATGTGTTTTTGGGGTATGGGAATCCATCTGCTGCTCAGTGGACCAATATGCCTGATCTACTTGAGACTGTTGACTTTAAAGATACTCTTCTTGATGCTGATCATGTTAAGGAATGTTTTCCAAACTATCAGGTTGGTTTCCTATATTTGGGTTCTGATTGTTTTGAATGGTGACAAAATGGGCTGTCAGATAGATTGGTTAATTGGTCAAAATGGGTTTGACTCTTAATCTTTTAAGCGGGTCAAAACAGGCTGGATCAAGTCGGGTTTTGTAACCCACCCATATTTATTTTATTCATATCTTGAACTCTTGAAGATGTAATATGACAATGAACACTATATTATAATCCCTTCGTCCCTATTTAATAGTCCCCATACAAAAAAAGTACACAGTTTAAGAAATATCATTATTACACTGTACCTTTTATATACTTTACAGTTTTACCCCTTACATTTTACTTACTTTTTTGTTTTACATGCATAAAGTAAGGGTATAAAATAATTTCATCACATAGTTTTTATCTATTTttagaagtggactattaatttgggacaaccCAAAAGAAAAAcgtggactattaaattgggacagAGGGAGTATATAATAAAATTAAACTTCCTCAATAAAGCAAGTTAGGAGGTTTCACTCATTTGAACACACTAATccgtttgacccatttgacctttTCGTAATAGCTTAAACTATATAAACTATTAGTGGTAAAGCATGATCACATGAATCTATATATACGCAAATTAGTTGGAAttgtcacttttttttttttttactattttggAGCATACTGTTAGATTCTCAACTAACGGATCTTTGTTTTCAGTTAATGTTCACAAATCCAGATGGCACAGAGAACTTGAATCCAAGACCTCCATTTAGGATCAATATTCCCAGGAATTTGAAAGGAATTTCACATGCTCTATCCGGAAACGATAAGTCGAGCACAAATTCAGTTGATGTTGCCACAGATGATGTTACTGAAAATAAGAAAGAGAATCTTATTGTTGAGGCTTATACGCCTCCTGATCCTGGTCCATATCCTCAAGATCAACCAAAGCAGAATTCTGTTAGATTCACCCCAACTCAGGTATgccttttttttttctttgctgTATGATATGTCTGAGTGAGGTAGGGACGGAACCGTTTGGTGCCGGTTTAGTAATGTGCAACACATCACTGTTTAATAATAACAAATTATTCCATACATCAAAATTGCAGGACCATTGATTTGATATAATATAGGACTAACAGCTGATAACCTTAAAAAAGTTCCATCTTATGACTTTTAATGGGCTTAAAGTTAACTATTCGTTTTTATTTATGAAATGAGCTGTGAGAATAGTGTAGTTCACCTTTTGACACGAAGATGTCTAAGTATCCATAGTCAAGTGAACGGTGTTTGTGGTTTTACTCGGATAAGATGACAGCTTGTTTTGCTCTATATAATAGTTTCCAATATCCGTAGATGCTTTGTGACCTGATGATGGTAAGGCAAACTTTTTATTTAAAGCACTAGTGTGTTCAACAAAAGCTTCATCTTCCTACTAGTTTAAATGGCATTTCGGCAGCAACAAACATGTCTATTAAAGCCTTTATAATTTCAACCTTGTCATGCTTCAATGTTCGCACACTACATTTTTCCACTCTGTCATTTGTCTTGTTAGGGGTAAATTCACATTCGAATTTGATTCGATGATCTTACAAGGTGTTTCTCAACAATTTTATCTCTTGAAACACACATAATACAACCAtcaaatatcaaatatgttaattagtaaaaaaaaaaaatccacaatgtaaccatgagatatatatgtatatacatttatgaATTTGAATGCCTTTAGTGAAAACTAGAAATTTAGGCATTTACCACTCAACTAGTATCGTTACTGCATTCACGATGGTTTTACATTTTATCTTTTCTTCATGCCAGGGGTGTTCAATATTTGGTTTGAATCCATGTAATCTGAATACCGAACCGAATTCAATCCAGTTAAAACCTAACCGAATTTGAAAAAACGGATTTCGGATCGATTAAAACCGAAATCGAATTCAAAAGCGAATGcaccttaataataatatttttttataaatatattagtatATACGCGTGATTTTTTGAAATCACTTGAAGATAATCTTAATAGTTTAGCGTTTTCAAAACTTCACAATTTTTACTATGTTGTGCTTGTGAAATATAAGTATGTTGTTTGAGCTATGAGATTCTCATATATTGATATATTCATGCTCTGTGACTCGAATTGGTTATCAAGTCTCAAATTTGTTGATAAATAAACTCGAATTGTTTTGTTCATCCATGAAAGGAAAGATAAATACTTAGTTTTGTCTGTTTGTTATCTAAAATACTGACAATATTACTTTATTTGCAGGTTGGAGCGATAATCTCAGGAATACAACCGGGTTTGACGATGGTAGTGGGTCCACCTGGTACTGGAAAGACTGATACTGCTGTCCAAATACTGAATGTTCTTTATCACAATTGTCCATCTCAGAGGACATTAATAATCACCCATTCAAATCAGGCCTTGAATGACCTCTTTGAAAAGATTATGGAGGTATAATGTTTATATAGGTTTCTTCTACTTGATAGAAATAAAAGATATTTGGTTTTGTACATTGTAGTTTATCTCTACATGGTCTAATTAACTTTGATTTTTGTTCTTTACAGAGAGATGTGCCAGCCCGTTATCTTCTCAGACTGGGTCAAGGAGAGCAAGAATTAGCAACTGATCTTGACTTCAGTCGTCAAGGACGGGTCAACGCAATGCTTGTGAGACGTTTAGAGTTGCTTAGCGAAGTTGAAAGGCTTGCAAGATCTTTAAATTTGCCCGAAGATGTAGGCTATACTTGTGAAACTGCTGGCTACTTTTGGTTGCTTCATGTGTACTCACGTTGGGAACAGTTTTTAGCCGAATGTGATAAAAATCAAGATAAACCGTCTTTTGTTAAAGATAGGTTTCCCTTCACTGAGTTTTTTTCCAACACCCCACAACCCGTTTTCAATGCTAAATCCTTTGAACAAGACATGCGTGCTGCTAAAGGCTGTTTTAGTCACCTTAAAACCATGTTTCAAGAAGTTGAAGAATGCAGAGCGTTTGAATTACTAAAGTCACAAGTTGACCGAGCAAATCACCTTATGACAAAACAAGCGAAGATTGTGGCCATGACTTGTACTCACGCAGCTTTAAAAAGGAAGGATTTTTTACAATTAGGGTTCAAATATGATAACCTGTTAATGGAAGAAAGTGCTCAAATATTAGAAATTGAAACCTTTATCCCAATGTTGTTACAAAGACAAGAAGATGGGTATGCTAGACTTAAACGGTGTATTTTGATTGGTGATCACCATCAGCTGCCACCTGTCGTGAAAAACATGGCTTTTCAAAAGTATAGTCACATGGATCAAAGTTTATTTACAAGATTCGTTCGATTAGGGATCCCGTATATCGAGTTAAATGCTCAGGGTCGAGCTAGACCGAGTTTAGCCGAGCTATATAATTGGAGATATAGGGATTTAGGTGATCTTCCATATGTTAAGGAGAACCCGTTTTTTCATAAAGCGAATGCTGGTTTTTGTTATGATTATCAGTTAATCGATGTGCCTGATTATCATGGAAAAGGTGAAACTGCCCCTTCACCTTGGTTTTATCAAAACGAAGGGGAAGCGGAGTATCTTGTTAGTGTTTATATCTATATGCGGTTATTAGGGTATCCTGCAAATAAGATATCTATCTTGACAACTTATAATGGCCAGAAACTTTTGATACGTGATGTTTTAAAAAGAAGATGCGATGATCGTTATATTGGCCTTCCAAACAAGGTTAGTAAT
This genomic interval carries:
- the LOC139897109 gene encoding uncharacterized protein, yielding MPKVYGDGVYDFRRHRVAEYPVSGSDQSVPQRPPESKPGTNIPSSITLVEIQRDRLTKIADANWSKTSTNIRKPPFSGELVKEIYETELLVKEDRNMRRTVPLQRVMILEVSQYLENYLWPNFDPETSTFEHIMSMILMINEKFRENVAAWICFYDRKDTFKAFLERVFNLKEGRSLNIAEKTNYLLFMINAFQSLEDDMVSKKVMKLASLHCWHSLSFGRFQMELCLNPDLIKKWKRIAKKAKEAKKRGESFDMSVMLEVKFLRNLIEEFLEVLDSKVFYNDDDNGGSNVHGFDQINEASILYCERFMEFLIDLLSQLPTRRYFKPLVADVAVVAKCHLSVLYRHEKGKLFAQLVDLLQYYEGFEIDDNLGRQMTDDEVLQAHYERFQAFQLLSFKKVPKLKELALANIGAIHKRADLSKKLSVLTPDELRDLVCNKLKLVSKNDPWTERVDFLIEVMVSYFEKQQSQKEAINALPLYPHEQIMWDESLVPSINYSGEGCLALPKLNLQFLTLHDYLLRNFNLFRLESTYEIREDIQEAVPHLLAYTNNEGQPAFRGWSRMAVPIKEFKITEVKQPNIGEVKPSSVTADVTFSISSYGHHIKKEWNALKEHDVLFLIAIRPSFEPLSADEAENATVPQRLGLQFVRGCEIIEIRDEEGNLMNDFTGRVKRDEWKPPKGELRTVKVALDTAQYHMDVTDIAEKGAEDVYGTFNILMRRKPKENNFKAILESIRDLMNETCIVPDWLHDVFLGYGNPSAAQWTNMPDLLETVDFKDTLLDADHVKECFPNYQLMFTNPDGTENLNPRPPFRINIPRNLKGISHALSGNDKSSTNSVDVATDDVTENKKENLIVEAYTPPDPGPYPQDQPKQNSVRFTPTQVGAIISGIQPGLTMVVGPPGTGKTDTAVQILNVLYHNCPSQRTLIITHSNQALNDLFEKIMERDVPARYLLRLGQGEQELATDLDFSRQGRVNAMLVRRLELLSEVERLARSLNLPEDVGYTCETAGYFWLLHVYSRWEQFLAECDKNQDKPSFVKDRFPFTEFFSNTPQPVFNAKSFEQDMRAAKGCFSHLKTMFQEVEECRAFELLKSQVDRANHLMTKQAKIVAMTCTHAALKRKDFLQLGFKYDNLLMEESAQILEIETFIPMLLQRQEDGYARLKRCILIGDHHQLPPVVKNMAFQKYSHMDQSLFTRFVRLGIPYIELNAQGRARPSLAELYNWRYRDLGDLPYVKENPFFHKANAGFCYDYQLIDVPDYHGKGETAPSPWFYQNEGEAEYLVSVYIYMRLLGYPANKISILTTYNGQKLLIRDVLKRRCDDRYIGLPNKVTTVDKFQGQQNDFILLSLVRTRFVGHLRDVRRLIVAMSRARLGLYVFCRRSLFEQCYELQPTFQLLLKRPDHLALNLYETVPFTDRLVGDTGPVHLVSGIEEIAGIVNSGVKHVYDQMMAHHTSTQGAEGSGPTDLSSEHDGTGTELQNQPSVDEPMDTETPNLNNNTNEDMQVDASKETNEVDKNESINEDDSHAENSKIEQ